The DNA region CATGGTCTATAGATCAGGAATGTAACATAACCTGAAATTTACCAAGTTGAATTGAAGCTTAAAGGATTGATTATTCATATTccaattttagttttatgtgCTTATGGCAGTTGCTCAAATGCTTTAAAAATGGCCCAGATAAAATGTATGCTAAAATGCAAGAAAATAACCTTTAGGCTTTAACTATAGGCCAATTTTGAAGATCCATGTGGTTCAAAACACAATAACTCGTCTTCTTCAACTTATCAAACTGTGCATATTACCTCTTTATTGGGGCTTTTCTGTACATGGACAGGGAGATAATTTTACACTATGTTGAACAATGTGGAAAGTTTAGGAAGTTGAGTTGTTGTCTTGTTGAGTTTTGAACTGCAGTAGGCTTTCAGAAAATGACCAATAGTTGGAGGGATTCATTTCAAGCATAAGGGTATCATGGTATATGCATTCCTTTAATTTggtgaattataaaataagcaTACGGAGGAATGCGGGTGAAAGTAGCATCATAATCAAAGTCTATCTGTATGCTGGTTGCTTTATTGAATTGTTGACCAATGAAGCATAGGCTCTTGTCAGCTACAAATATTCAATTCAGCACAGTTTGTTAAGTTTTAATCCTCTCACAAAATCTGCAATTTTTTCTGTTCATGTTCAGCTATCACAGTTGGAACGCAAGGTACAATTAGCGAGACAACAGGAGTCAGTTTATTGGCATCTAGCTTCTCATGGTGTTCCCAAAAGTCTACATTGTCTATGCCTAAAGTTGGCTGAAGAATATGCTGTAAATGCTATGGCCAGATCTCGTCTACCCCCTCCTGAATTTGTATCGCGCCTTGTTGACCCTACCTTTCACCACTTAGTTCTCCTAACTGACAATGTCCTTGCTGCCTCTGTTGTTGTAACCTCTACAGTTGAAAGTTCAATCAACCCAGAAAAACTAGTTTTTCATATTGTTACTGACAAAAAAACTTATGCTCCAATGCATGCTTGGTTTGCTACCAATTCTATTAAATCAGTTGTAGAAGTTAGGGGATTACACCAATATGACTGGTCTGAAGAAGTGAATGCTGGTGTTAAAGAGATGCTGGAAACTAATCACTTAATTTGGAAGCAATACTATAATAAGGAAAAGGACCTTGACTATACTCAAGAGCATAGCAGATATTTGGAGGCTTTAAGGCCCAGCAGCCTATCCTTGATGAATCAACTCCGCATTTATTTGCCCGAGgtaattagttatttttggtAGCCCTCTGATTGAGTAATAACTGATAACAAGTTTAAATAATGCTTGGTGATGATTGTTTCATCATCTGATTTTTGTGGACCACAACAGCTCTTTCCAGATCTCAAAAAGATAGTATTCTTGGATGATGATGTAGTAGTACAACATGACATATCTTCTTTGTGGGAACTAGATCTTAATGGCAAAGTCATTGGCTCTGTATTGAAGTCGTGGTGTGGAGACGGCTGCTGCCCTGGAAGTAAATACACAAACTATTTGAACTTTTCACATCCTCCCATATCATCAAAGTTTGACGGTGATCAGTGTGTATGGCTCTATGGCATGAATATATTTGATCTTGAAGCTTGGAGGAGAACAAACATAACGGAGACCTACCATCAATGGTTGAAAATTGTAAGTGTATGTTGACATAATGTGCTTAATATAGCCACTACATTCTGCCATATATTGCATTTCGGTAAGCTTCTATATACATCAAGATTAAACTGGCAAGACGGGTTAATTTTCATTAAGTGTATCTCTCTGGATGAAGACCATGAGTGATTTGAAATGttcatatgatatttaattattttatactacgCTAAGCAATATTTAACTGGTCTTCAGCACTGCATTACATTCAGCATACATGTCTAATTTCACTTAGAACTGCTTTATGCTTTTGAAGCCATACAGTTGAGATAATTCTGGACTAGTAAACTATGTCAcctgtcaacaacaacaacaaagataCCATATATTTAGTCTTTTATACACTACTGCTTACTTCAGCATTGCCATCTTACCATTAAACATCTATATTGAACTGATTTCACAGAACCTCAAGTCCGGGATGACGATGTGGAATCCAGGAGTGCTTCCACCTGCCTTCATTGCATTTGAGGGTCATGTGCATCCTATAAGCTCATCAATGCTTGTGACTGATTTAGGTTATCGCCATCAATCAGCAGAAATTAGCAAAGAGAAATTGGAAGCTGCGGCTGTTATTCATTTCAGTGGCCCTGCAAAGCCATGGCTTGAAATTGGTTTCCCAGAGGTTCGAAGTTTATGGAGTAGATACGTAAATATCTCTAATAAGTTTATTAGGAGATGTAGAATTACAGGGTGAAGGAACAAAGTTTTTTCACCTGCAATATTTATTGAGATTGAAACAGTGATACCGTATGGGATTTCAGAGGGAAGAAGGTTCTGCCTTCAGTCTCTGACTCATACGCTCTGCACAGTTTGATATCAGTTACGCTATGCCATGTCCATATAATATAGTAAATAGATGAAGCTGCCACGCAATACCCTACTAGAAGCAGTATTTATGGTTAAGAAAGATATAAGCATCATTGATCTAGCTGCCTGACAATACTGTGAATTTCTTCATCAAAATTACTTTTTGAAGAGGAGAAATTGTTTTgcattatttgaaatttcagtTCGTTCAAGTCTTGGAATGTAAACTCAGATAAATCACTTACCATGCAGCTTGAGAGTTTATCCATGTTTGGAAACACGTTCCCCACCCAACAAATCACGTCAAATGGGTTAAAGACGTGAAAGCTAGAACTAAACTTCTATGCAGATGTGAAAAATCCATGTTCATGATGTGTGACCAAACACACTTCCCTTAGTCTAGTAAATGCTTATTCTACGAGCCAGTCAAATTAGTTTGTGCATTGCTTTACATCACTTCCACTCGTTATTCACTTTTTGTGTATATGGAGCTCGTTACACAAAAGactaaataaaacaagtttagCATCTATCCATACTCCAGATGTAACTGGTGTAAAATCAGAGGCAGTGTTCAAATAAACTCATTTGAAAAAAGATCTCATGCTGTTCTTCCCTATTTTGGTCCAGGGATTGGCTCACAAAAGACAATTTCTGTGGTTTGGCTCTTTAAATGTCTGCTGTAGTATTCTGCCATTCGGTGTGGTCCTTGATGACATCTACCCTTCTGCAGTAGATCACAATGAATGAAACGGCCGTGGAATATTATGCAGCCAAAATTGTTGAGTACTATTACATTGCTGAAAGCCCCAACACAATTTATTGATTTGTGCACCCCTGTGATTACTAAAGCTTTATATTGAGAAATGACAACTATATGTGCCACATAACATGATCCGGTAACTATATataccaaatttggtctctgttGCAAGAAGTCAAGAACTAGAGAAAGCAACATTGATATCTATCTGCTTGGGACCATATTATGCAAAATTTTCGAACTTGCTCAAATCAACCACGTGGAGTTATTTGCTCAaggctttcaagtttcaacataGAATGAAACAAGATTTGAATTTGCAAGTATCGGAATTTGTCTTTTGTGGAACGAGAATTTTGACTTCTCTGATTTCTTATTGACAAtggttaaaagaaattaatgaagaaagaaaagaatccCCACTCTAGCTCCACTTACACAGACTGTATAGGTTGCCACATGTGATCTTCTGTTTCTCTTGCTTGTTCCAGGAACGTTGGGTTAACTTTCCATGCATGCCAGTTGTTTTCTCCAAATTTGTTGCTTCTCTTACATTTCATGATGAGGTGAAAACTTATGATAATTGTTGGGTCCAATTGTCCATGTTTACTATTAGGACAAAATTTagatacattatttatttatttatttttggtgaaTTTCTCCTTAAAAAGTGATGATTCAAGAGCTAGGCTTATCAGGCTATATGGACCAAGCTGTAATCCCTCCACTGTCAAGAGCCAGGGGTGGTCGCTGCTATGCGAAGCTAGCCTCCACTGTCAAGATACATTATTTTTGCTTGTTAAGAAGTTATTCGTAACTTTATCGAGAGACAATCCTATTTTAACTTTACAGGATTACtataagaacaaaatattttttcttagtatttaatacaattatatatttagaacatttttgttagtatttaatgcaattatatatttagaacAAGAATAATAGTTAAGCGAAATAATCCTATGCCGTTTGATTCGTGTGATTTGTGGTACACAACTTtaaccatttttaaaatattattttacaattacaattataattttatctcgATAACTCACAATGGATTAGttaccaaaataaaacttaaactataattaaaaaatacaagataTTGCATCTAAATTTTGTGGCCTTTGTTAACTCCCAATTTTCTAACTCTCACCAATTGCTGGGAAATTTATTGATTATATGTATAcattttgattttgtaattGAGCTGGGTATTCCTGATACCCTTTATTAATATGAAGAAgttttttgctgataaaaaaataaaaaccaacgAGATACGCGTGCATCATCTAGTTCAGCTATTAAATCAACTTGCTATCACGTCATTAAACCTGTGTAGTAGTAGTAACAACTAACAAGGGTCAAGGTGATAATTATCTAGTCGCACTCTCGAGGAGGGAATCAAAAGATATTGATGAGAGGAACTTCTAGTTGGGATAGTGTTAAAAAAAGTCTCATAGCAAAGCCTGTGAGGGTCATAATAAATCTCCTTTAATAATTTGGTAAAACATAGTTGATTTGTTAAAATTGATTCCATGTCTAATATGTGATTATAGAGAAAAACAAATACACATTATTGAATCTTATGATGAAAGGAAAATATTAGGAGAAAGAATTCTATTATTGAAAATGAGTAAATGAGTTAATTAACTGCAGAAAAGACTTTATGGAGGTTTATATACAAACAAGATGCTTAACAGAAAATaactaacaaactaattataatCCCCTATAACTAATTATCCCAATACCCCCATCAAGATGGGAGAAAGATATTCTCGATGCCCAACTTGGAGATGATGCTGAGAAAAGCACTTTGAGGCAAAGACTTTGTGAAAACACCTGCTAATTGATGATGTTTTCTAACACGAATCAGCTTTAGTGTTCCTTTGTGAACTTGTTCTCTGACATAATGCAGATCAATCTCTAGGTCTTTGGTTCTTTCATTGTATATAGGGTTTGTTGCAATGTGGATTGTTGCTTAGTTGTCACAGTAGACAGCTGCAAATGATGTCTTGATTTTGAAATCATTTAGCAAGTTTCGTAGCCAAGTAAGCTCACTTGACACAGATGATAAAGCTTGATATTTTGCTTATGTAGAAGATTTACTTATTGTCTTTTGTTTCTTTGCCTTACAAGAAATCAATGAATTTCCTAAGAAAATACAATATCCAGTTGTTGATTTCCGGCTGTCAATACATGAACCCCAATTTGCATCTACATAGGCATGGAGGGATGTGTCTGACTTGGCTTTAAAAAGGACCTCTTGTCCAGCTATGTGCTTGAAGTATCTTAGCATAATGTTTGTTGCATTCATGTGTCCTGAGCGAGGATCAGATACAAACTGGCTTAGTTTGTGAACAGTGTAACAAATATCTGGCCTTGAGATGGTTAGGTATAGAAGTCTTCCTATGAGTCTTCTATAAGTTTCTGGATCTGGAAGTTGTGATCCTGATTCTGCATTCAATTTGAGATCAGCCTCCATAGGTATACTGCAGATAGCTTACAAGCAAGCATTCTAATGTCCTCCAAAATTGACATAGTATAATGTCTCTGGCACATGAATATCCCTACTTGAGATCTTGAGAGTTTTAGGCCAAGGAAGAATTTTAGATCACCCAAATCTTTTAATTTGAAGTATTGCTGAAGCATGATTTTTGTAGAATGAATAGCTGTTTTATCAAGGCTGGCAATgacaatatcatcaacatagaccAAAATGGCTATGGATGATGAACCTGTTCCTTTGGTGAACAAGGTGTAATCATACTTTGACTGTATGTAGTCTTGAGAGGTCAATGTGGTGCGAAACTTATTGAACCAGCTTCTTGAAGCTTGCTTTAGGCCATAAATGGACTTATTCAGCTTGTAAACAAGAGGTGCAGATGATCTAGAAGGAGGTTCATGGTTGTAGCCTTGAGGTATATGCATGTAGATTTCTTCATCCAAGCTGTCATTAAGGAATGCATTGTTCACATCTAGCTGAGCTAGGTGCCAATGCTGAGAAGCAGCAAGAGACAAAATGAGTCTGAGAGTAGTAATCTTAGCCACATGGGAAAAGGTCTCTTGGAAATCTAGGCCATATTGTTGTGTGAAACCACGCGCTAGAAGTCTTGCCTTGTGTTTTGCCACAGTTCCATTAGAGTTCAATTTCAGTTTGAATAACCATTTGCAAGTGATAGGTTTCTTGTTGGGTGGTAGGTGAGTGATTGTCCAAGTGTTGTTGAGGTCCATGGCTGTAAGTTCATCTTGAATAACTTGTTTCCAGTGAGGAAACTTGATGGCTTGCTTGTATCTCTATGGTTCATGATTTTTAGAAATTTGACAGATATAGTGGGTATGATTTGCTGTAAGTTTTGAGTAATTAATGTAGTTTTGGATAGGATATAGAGGTTTGGAATCCATGGTTACGTTGTAACAATGGTAATCAGTAAGGTATCTGGGTTTGCCACACTGTCTAGTTGATCTTCTAAGCTGATATTCTGAAAATGGGTTAGGCTGAGGGTTGTTTTGTATGCCTGGTTGGTTGCCTGGAAGGTATTGTGTGTGTATAGGGTCAGGATCATCACAAATGCCTAGAGTAATCAAATTTGGAGTGATGTGAGGGCTGAGAGGATAAGTGGATCTTGTTGTAGAGTCTTTGTCTTGGAAAGGAAAAATGTGTTCATAGAACTTCACGTCCCGTGAGATGAAAGTTTTGAGAGTGGTCAAGTCCAACAACTTGTAGCCTTTATATCCATGAGGATAACCTATGAAAACTGTTGTAGTAGCTCTTGGATTGAACTTGTGTCGTGTGGACAAAAGAGTAGATATGCATAACATAAAGTTCCAAAATTCCTGAAATCAGAATAGTTAGGTAGTTTTTGATGCAGAATTTCATAAGGAGATTTGTGTTGCAAAATAAGACTTGGTGTTCTATTCATCAGAAAAACAATAGTTTTAACACATTCTCCCCACATTTTTATAGGGACATT from Glycine soja cultivar W05 chromosome 8, ASM419377v2, whole genome shotgun sequence includes:
- the LOC114423361 gene encoding probable galacturonosyltransferase 15, which produces MKFYISTRGIKRVTISNSEGKGSAKTTAVAAGSGRRISARTVFPVVLVLGIVLPFLFVRIAILMLESAAACSSLECAGWRFFSGVDTSLELRDELTRALIEANDGNVNEGAGSFNELVKEMTSKQDLKAFAFKTKAMLSQLERKVQLARQQESVYWHLASHGVPKSLHCLCLKLAEEYAVNAMARSRLPPPEFVSRLVDPTFHHLVLLTDNVLAASVVVTSTVESSINPEKLVFHIVTDKKTYAPMHAWFATNSIKSVVEVRGLHQYDWSEEVNAGVKEMLETNHLIWKQYYNKEKDLDYTQEHSRYLEALRPSSLSLMNQLRIYLPELFPDLKKIVFLDDDVVVQHDISSLWELDLNGKVIGSVLKSWCGDGCCPGSKYTNYLNFSHPPISSKFDGDQCVWLYGMNIFDLEAWRRTNITETYHQWLKINLKSGMTMWNPGVLPPAFIAFEGHVHPISSSMLVTDLGYRHQSAEISKEKLEAAAVIHFSGPAKPWLEIGFPEVRSLWSRYVNISNKFIRRCRITG